One Pan paniscus chromosome 16, NHGRI_mPanPan1-v2.0_pri, whole genome shotgun sequence DNA segment encodes these proteins:
- the LOC134729047 gene encoding amyloid-beta A4 precursor protein-binding family A member 2-like, with amino-acid sequence MAHQKRESAGSSMLDHRARPGPVPHHQEPESEDVELPLEGYVPEGLELVALRPESPTPKEQECHNHSPDGDSSSDYVNNTSEEDDYDEGLPEEEEGIPCHIRYCPEDESYLEGMDCNGEEYLAHGAHPMDTDGCQDAVDWTAWAGLHPHGHGAKGSQDYPDGQLPNTEDVSSVLEAHDQEEDGHYCPSKEGYQDYYPVEANGNTGASAYPLRCGDGDLEDQEDQEEDIDQIVAEIKISLSMTSITSTSEASPKHGPEPGPADSAEACPPIKASCSPSRQEARPKSPNLLPEAKHPGDPQRGFKSKTRTPEERLKWPHEQVGL; translated from the coding sequence ATGGCCCACCAGAAGCGTGAGAGCGCGGGGAGCAGCATGTTGGACCACAGGGCAAGGCCGGGTCCTGTCCCCCACCACCAGGAGCCCGAGAGCGAGGACGTGGAGCTGCCCTTGGAGGGCTATGTGCCCGAGGGCCTGGAGCTGGTCGCCCTGCGGCCAGAGAGCCCCACGCCCAAGGAGCAGGAGTGCCACAACCACAGCCCCGATGGGGACTCCAGTTCCGACTACGTGAACAACACCTCTGAGGAGGACGACTATGACGAGGGCCtccctgaggaggaggagggcatcCCCTGCCACATCCGCTACTGCCCCGAGGACGAAAGCTACCTGGAGGGCATGGACTGCAACGGGGAGGAGTACCTGGCCCACGGCGCGCATCCTATGGACACTGACGGGTGCCAGGATGCAGTGGACTGGACGGCCTGGGCGGGCCTGCACCCCCATGGTCACGGGGCTAAAGGCAGCCAGGACTACCCTGATGGCCAACTGCCCAACACGGAGGATGTGTCCTCCGTCCTGGAGGCCCACGACCAGGAAGAAGACGGTCACTACTGTCCCAGCAAAGAGGGCTACCAGGACTACTACCCTGTGGAGGCTAACGGGAACACCGGCGCTTCTGCCTACCCCCTGAGGTGCGGGGACGGGGACCTGGAGGACCAGGAGGACCAGGAGGAGGACATCGACCAGATTGTGGCAGAGATCAAGATAAGCCTGAGCATGACCAGCATCACCAGCACCAGTGAGGCCAGCCCCAAGCATGGGCCTGAGCCAGGGCCTGCAGACTCTGCAGAGGCCTGCCCACCCATCAAGGCCAGCTGCAGCCCCAGCAGGCAAGAGGCGAGGCCCAAGTCGCCGAACCTCCTTCCCGAGGCCAAGCACCCCGGAGACCCCCAGAGAGGCTTCAAGTCCAAGACCAGGACCCCAGAAGAGAGGCTGAAGTGGCCTCACGAGCAGGTAGGACTCTAG